A genome region from Anastrepha obliqua isolate idAnaObli1 chromosome 4, idAnaObli1_1.0, whole genome shotgun sequence includes the following:
- the LOC129246347 gene encoding uncharacterized protein LOC129246347: MRRYENCALIVLQLFSHSFSCQALLNEYQETARSVIFLRSQVEMGPEPWTSGMYCLEEFVKIVFTSRERLTRSYNMLLTNSYNLTSPALEIQDGFAKIINEAISRSKEKGRRFFQIRTIFDNKQYARLKFGDSAVIYTDYYIIIVDSVDRLQALMRDYVSRMVSWNPGARFLVLFNNALNRHSEDQVALDIFSLLQKQYYVHQIGLLYATSEIDYSFSVMDYYNNANCRTIRMSKIGECKNGQPQPNTAEIKRRLRKFEREIRIKNCTFQMCAAISAPFVEEDCQTGLELRIVDFMRNHLNFKIKQLCDEETRGVREENGTWTGLLGKLFDRDCDFIIGGFFPDNEVIENFWGSDCYLYDSYTWFVKLADPRPAWMAIYHIFQDETWLCFIILLLITWIFWYFFVNMLPEPPNHKDFSLTGINAMAVSICVAVEERPECFSSRIFFLALTIYGMNVVAIYTSQLITVFTDPGYLHQMHNLLEVFDAGIPFGGPDENQDWFENDEDMWIFENYNDTDLFIPNSHNLRTVKTGQRVLLASRMYVLQDRLADEIFAFPQSVFSSPLHIIMKVGFPLLTDFNWLIRAMRDHGIFQKIDSDFRYNNTYLNRIARMRPEFKESAIVLTTDHLKGSFSILFMGVVGSVFLFIGELFYFWLLTPYSQKYAKWKSANKTVSKKSLKKQNKRNKISKKKRGCWPFRNITFKAESRNGKVKKKKAKVNNSKRFGAETYKVDTIRSIRFTPVKRRFPNFDLDLNALTLF; this comes from the exons ATGAGAAGGTACGAGAATTGCGCGCTTATAGTACTTCAGCTTTTTAGCCACAGTTTCAGTTGCCAGGCGCTCTTAAATGAGTACCAAGAGACGGCTAGAAGTGTAATATTTTTACGTTCGCAAGTGGAAATGGGACCGGAGCCATGGACTTCTGGCATGTATTGTCTGGAAGAGTTCGTCAAAATAGTCTTCACATCCCGCGAACGTCTCACCCGTTCTTACAATATGCTTTTGACTAATAGCTACAACTTAACCTCACCGGCTTTGGAGATACAGGATGGTTTCGCTAAGATAATTAACGAAGCTATAAGTCGTAGTAAAGAAAAAGGGCGTCGCTTCTTTCAGATTCGCACAATCTTCGACAATAAGCAATATGCGAGGCTGAAGTTCGGTGATAGCGCAGTTATTTACACTGATTACTATATTATTATCGTGGACAGCGTAGATCGGCTCCAGGCGCTTATGAGGGACTACGTTAGTCGTATGGTTTCTTGGAATCCGGGTGCTCGTTTCTTGGTATTGTTCAATAACGCATTAAATCGGCATAGCGAAGACCAGGTCGCGCTGGATATTTTCTCTCTATTGCAAAAGCAATACTATGTCCATCAAATCGGACTGCTATACGCAACTAGTGAGATCGATTATTCATTTTCAGTGATGGACTATTACAACAATGCGAATTGTCGCACCATAAGGATGTCAAAAATCGGCGAGTGCAAAAATGGACAACCACAACCAAATACGGCTGAGATAAAACGGAGGTTGCGAAAATTTGAAAGAGAGATCAGGATAAAAAATTGCACATTCCAAATGTGTGCAGCTATATCGGCGCCTTTTGTGGAGGAGGACTGCCAAACTGGATTAGAGTTGCGTATAGTAGATTTTATGCGTAATCATCTAAACTTCAAG ATCAAACAATTATGTGACGAGGAAACCAGAGGAGTGCGAGAAGAGAATGGCACATGGACTGGTCTACTTGGAAAACTGTTCGATCGCGACTGTGATTTCATAATTGGCGGATTCTTTCCCGATAAcgaagttattgaaaatttttggggaTCTGACTGTTACCTTTATGATAGTTACACCTGGTTTGTCAAACTTGCTGATCCGAGACCTGCCTGGATGGCGATTTATCACATATTTCAAGACGAAACTTGGCTTTGCTTCATAATTCTGCTGCTTATCACTTGGATATTTTGGTACTTCTTTGTAAACATGCTTCCTGAGCCGCCAAACCACAAAGACTTTTCGCTCACAGGCATTAACGCCATGGCTGTTTCCATATGTGTCGCTGTCGAAGAGCGGCCCGAATGTTTTTCCTCGCGCATTTTCTTTCTTGCCTTGACTATTTACGGCATGAACGTTGTGGCAATTTACACTTCGCAGCTAATTACTGTTTTCACTGACCCTGGATACCTACACCAGATGCACAATCTCCTTGAGGTATTTGACGCGGGTATACCCTTTGGCGGACCAGATGAGAATCAGGACTGGTTTGAAAATGATGAAGATATGTggatctttgaaaattataacgACACGGACTTGTTTATACCAAACTCGCATAATCTTCGTACAGTGAAAACCGGCCAGCGCGTTTTACTAGCGAGCCGCATGTATGTGTTGCAAGATCGACTTGCCGATGAAATTTTTGCGTTTCCCCAGAGCGTTTTTTCTAGCCCCCTGCATATAATAATGAAAGTAGGATTTCCATTGTTAACAGATTTCAATTGGCTCATAAGGGCAATGCGAGACCATGGCATATTCCAAAAGATTGATAGTGATTTTCGCTACAACAACACATATCTCAATCGAATAGCGCGAATGAGACCAGAATTCAAAG AGTCGGCAATTGTTCTCACAACAGATCACCTAAAAGGATCTTTCTCCATTTTGTTTATGGGCGTCGTTGGTAGCGTATTCTTGTTCATTGGTGAGCTTTTTTACTTCTGGCTTTTGACGCCATATTCGCAGAAATATGCCAAGTGGAAGAGCGCTAACAAAACCGTTTCGAAGAAATCTcttaagaaacaaaataaaaggaataaaatctcaaaaaagAAACGAGGTTGTTGGCCATTTAGGAACATAACTTTTAAAGCAGAAAGCAGAAATGGtaaagtgaagaaaaagaaaGCTAAAGTTAATAATAGTAAGCGATTCGGTGCAGAAACCTACAAAGTGGATACTATAAGGAGCATTCGATTTACGCCAGTCAAACGCAG ATTTCCAAATTTCGATCTGGATTTGAATGCGCTTACATTGTTTTAG